CACCTCGCGTGGGGTGGCGCGCAGCGTCACCGCGACAGCGGCAGAGTCGACGCCGGCGACCGCCACCGACGCGGCGCAGACGTGCTCGACCGCGACCGTCCCACCCCGGGCCACGTCCACGACCAGGGTCCACAGCCGGATCCTGCGATCGGAGTTCATCGGTTCGCCGTACCGGGATCGGCACCGCGACCACAATCGGACGCGGTCAGTCGGAGCACAGGCACGCGGATGCGAGAAATGACTCGGAAGCGGGGACTGGTCCCGCTGATTCGCTCGTCCAAGACTGACTCCGACCCGGGTCGTCCGAAGCGGACATATGCCGTGCGGCTGACCGGGGTCCCGGGCGACGCTCTCACCGTACTCCTGGCTGGCGGCAGGCGGCGCGGGGCGCCAAGGCGGTCGCCGACACGATCGCCGCCGGGACCGCAGAAGCGTACGATGATAGTTGTCGCTCGGGACCCCGGTGGCTGACAGTTCGCCGCCGGCGGACGCACCCCACCGATCGAGGTCACCGTGTTGGCCGCCCGACGCACGACATCAACTGGCCACGTCGCCGGCCTCCTCGTGCGCCCCCTGGGCCCGGCCCTTCCCGTCGCACCGGCGTTCCGGACTCGGACACCGCGTCACACGCCCGCCATCGCCCATGCCTGCGCTGGCTCCCCACGGCATTCAGGCATGTCAGCTGCTCCTTGGAAGGCGGCGGTTTGTGATGACCGCACCGCAGAACCATCTTGATCCGGCTCCCCCGATCAACGGCCACGACGGCAACGACACCGCTTCCCGCCCTACGCCGGACCGACCGGCGACGGCACGCTCGCGGATGGGCGGCCTGTGGGTCGCCGCCGTGGTGTTCGCGTTCGTGCTCCTGCTGCTCCTGATCTTCGTACTGCAGAACGGCCAGCGGGCCGAGGTGTCGTTCCTCGGCACGCACGGACACCTGCCCATGGGCGTTGCGCTGCTGCTGGCCGCGGTCTTCGGGATCCTGCTCGTCGCCCTCCCCGGCACCGCCCGCATCGTGCAGCTCCGGATGCTCCAACGCCGTCCCGCCGGGAACCCCGACACCCTGCCCAGGCCCGGTTCGCTCTCCCCGACGGTGACCGGCACCGCCCGCGTTACGCCGTCGCGCACGTACCACCAGGACAGGTGAGCCATGCCCACCATCGTGATCCCCCCGTCACCGCCCTCCCAGCCCCGACTGTCCCTCGCCCCCGCCCGGGGGCAGGCGGTCCTGGACGGTGGATGGTGGCCGCGTTCCTGGGATCCAGTGGCCGAACTCCCCGGCCTCGTCCTCGCCCTGACCGAACGGCATGGCCGGATCCGGCACATCATGCTCAACATCCACACCTGGGACAGCCGGATCCGCCGGTTGGCCGTCGGGCCGGACGTGGTCCGGATCGGCTGGTTCGACACCCTCGACCCGGCCCTCCTGGTTGCCACCACCGGCCGAGACGACCAGGTCGACCTGCTTGTCGTGCCACCCGACACGACACCCGAGGCAGCCGAGCGGGCCATGGCCACCGCCGCCGACCCGACCAACCTCAGGCACGCACCCGACATCCTCACCGCCCGAGCGACCCGGCAGCAGGCGACAACGACGACCGACTCCGACCCGTACGCGGTGTGGGACAACGAGGGCGGCAGCGCCGCGTCGGGCGGATTCCATCGAGGCCACACCGAATCCACCACCCGTCCCCGCACTGGTGTGCCCGCATGAACACTCTGCAGACAACCATCGTGATCGCGATCGTGGCGGTCTGCATCATCGGCCTCATCACCGCCGCCCGGGCGGTGCGCGTCGTCCAGCGGTACGAACGCGGGTGGTCTTCCGCTTCGGCCGGGTGTGTGAAGGTCGAACGTGTCGAGGTCAAGGACGTCGCTCTGCCCGAATCCATGAAGCGGTCCATGTCCCGCCAGGCGGAGGCCGAACGCGAACGCCGCGCCCGGGTCATCGCCGCGGATGGCGAATACCAGGCTGCCACCAAACTCGCCCAGGCCGCCGCCACCATGGCCGCCCTGCAAGTGCGACTGCTGCAGACGATCGTGGAGGTCGCCGCCGAGAAAAACAGCACCCTCGTCATGCCGTTCCCCGTCAAACTCCTGCGCCTCCTGGACCGCGTCACGCCCGCCGCGAGCACACCGGCACCGGCCGTCGCGACCCGCCCGCGGGCCCCGGAGACCGTGACGATGCCGGGCGCGCGACGCGTGAACAGCGAGCCCGATCCCGAGGCCACGCCGATACCGGTGGGCTGACCGGACGCGGCGCCCGCCCGGCGTCCCCCCGTCACCGGGTCGGCGCCGGTGGGATCGGCTACGACCCGGGTGCTCGCCAACCCCGGGATGGGCTGTGCGGCGACGACGGCTGGCAGCGAGCCGCGAGTCGCGAGTCAGTTGGCGGCAAGCGGCAGGCAGTCAATCACTCGGTCGGTGTGTGGAAGGAAGTTCTGGGTTGTGCCGGCGGTTCGGTGCCCAGCGCGACGGCGAGTTCACGACCGAGGAGATCGTCATAGGCGGTGCCGAGGGTCGGCGTAGGGCCGTTGATCCCGCGGAGCCGGTCTGCGGCCCGGCGAGCGGCGATGGCGGTCACCCAGGCGGTGCCGTCGAGCTGGCGGGAGGCGGGCATCGGCGCGAGCCGCCACACCTCGACGAACACCGCCCGGGTCACCGCCACGGCGAGCGCCGGGCTGCCGAGGCTCTCACACACCTGAGCGAAGACCGCGCGGACGAGACGACGGTGGAAACGGCGGAAAGCGGCCTGGTCGCGGTCGGCGATCCGCTTGACGAGATCGTTGACGGACTCAGTATCCGGCACGACGTAGATGCGTGGGACAGGCATCCGATGCTCCTGGTGGTGTGCCTGCGGTTGGGGCACCGCCTGGGACCAGGGCAGCTACTGCGTCCCTCACCCTACGCCACCGGTCAAACGACGGAGCGCTCCGTTGTACAGCTTCCGCAGCGCGGCGGCGCGCGTATTTCATCCTATTAGGCCGAGAAGCGCCGTTATTGTTAGGTGTGGCCGCGTCTGAGTTCATCCGGCCGGCGAAATTTCGCCACCGAAGGGTGCCACCGATTCCCGCTAGCCTGCGCTCGACCAGAGCGGGCAGCCGGTGACGACCAACCGAGCGGTGGGGCTGGCGCGCAAGGGCGAGGGTCCGCAGCGAGCGACCCTGCTGGAGTTGCTTCTTGATCTGGTATTCGTCGCCGCACTCGCTCTGACTTCACCGACGCTGGCCAGGAATCTCGACTGGGGCGGCATTTTTCAAACCCTGGTGCTGCTGATGGCGATCTGGTGGGTCTGGTCCGTCACCGCACTGGCAACCGACCTCTACCATCCACAGCGGCCGCCCATCTTTCTCATGACGCTCTGGGTCATGCTCGGCACCATCCTGATGGCTGCCGCACTGCCCGCAGCCTTCTCCGACCACGCCATGGTGTTCGTGGGCGCGTACGTGGCGATCCACGTTGGCCGAGGCGTCTTCCTGGCGTCCGCGCTCCACGGCCGCATGGCGCAACTACACGCCATGCGGTTCATCTTCTGGTTTGTTGTCTCCGCCGTGCCGTGGCTCACTGGCGGTCTCGTGGAAGGCACGGCGCGCGGCCTACTGTGGTCGGCAGCGCTCGCCATCGATTACGGAACGGCCTGGCGTCGTTACCCCACGCCCCGACTCGGTCGGGTGCCCACGTCACAGTACGAGGTGGCAGCCGACCACCTGGCCGAGCGCTACCAGCAGTTCTTCACCCTCGCCCTCGGCGATCTCATCCTCGTCACCACTCTGATCTACGCCGATAACGAGTTCACGGCCGGCCGGACCGGGGCGCTCCTGGTCGCGGTCGCCACGACAGTGTTGCTGTGGCAGATCTACGTGCACCGCGCCGGGGCACTGCTGCAGGCAGCCATCGAATCCTCCCACGACCCGGGCCGATTCGTGAGGTCCGCACCCTACACGCACCTGCTCATGGTGGCCGGCGTGGTCGCCGCCGCCGCCGGTTTCGAAATCGTCATCGCCCATCCCACCGAGGACACCACGCCCGGGCTGGTCGGCGTCGTTCTCGGCGGACCCGCGTTGTTCCTGGCCGGGCGGGCCCGATTCGAGTACGAGGTCTTCAGCCGGGTGTCGCCGTCCCGGCTGGTCGGGCTGCTCGTGCTGGCCGTCGCGGCGCCCGCGATGGTGCTCGTACCCCCACTGGTGGTCGCCGTCGTGGGCACCCTCGTACTGGCCGGGATCGCCGTCGCGGACGCCGTTCGCGCCCATGGAGGCCCGCCCGAGCCACCATCACCCGCCCTCTAGCTGTAGACCCCCGCCAGTCCGAGTCGGCGCGACCAACATCCTGGAACGTCATCGGCGGCCGTTGGCTGCGACGAGGCCGGCGTCGGGTACGTCGGCCGGTTCGGGTTCTCGAACCGGTTGTCCGCTGCGACCCACCGTGTGCAGGTGGTGCAGCGCTTGCCGGTAGGAGTCGAGGAGGGTGGTCTCGACGTAGGGCAGGCCGTGCTCGAGGCAGTAGGCGCGGACGATGGGCCGGGCGTGGCGTAGTGATGCGCGGGGCATGCTGGGGAACAGGTGGTGTTCGATCTGGTGATTCAGGCCGCCGAGCAGGAAGTCGATCAGCCAGTTGCCGCGGACGTTGCGGGAGGTGAGGACCTGGCGGCGAAGAAAGTCCGTGTCGTCGTCTTCCGTGAGGATCGGCATGCCCTTGTGGTTGGGGGCGAAGGCACATCCCAGGTAGACCCCGAAAAGGCCCTGCTGAACGACGACGAAGACCAACGCCCGCAGCGGGGACAACACCGCGACGACCGCGGTGAGGTACGCGGCGGCATGCAGCCCGAGCAACAGCGCCTCCCGGCCACGCTCCCGATAGGTAGACCGCGACAACGCCCGGACACCGGCGACGTGGAGGGAGACTGCCTCGAGCAGCAGCATCGGAAAGAACAGGAGGCCCTGGTAGCGGGCGAGCAGTCGTCCAGCACCGCGCCGCGCACTGGCCTGCGTGTGCGTGAATACGATGCTTTCGCCCGAGATATCGGGGTCGAGGCCCTCCTGGTTGGGGTGGGCGTGGTGGCGGTGGTGTTTGTCGACCCACCAGCCGAAGGCCAGACCGATCGCCAGGTTGCCGTGCAGCAGCCCGACCAGTTGGTTGGCGCGTCGGGATCGGAAGATCTGCCGGTGGCCGGCGTCGTGGCCGAGGAACCCGGTCTGGGTAAAGACCACGGCCAGGAACGCCGCGGTGACCAGTTGCCACCACGAGTCCCCCAGCAGCACGAAGATCGTCCATCCGGCGACAACCAACGCGGCGTTGATCGCGATCTTGATTGCATAGTAGGCCGGACGCCGGTCGAGCAGGCCGGCCTGCCGCACCCGGGTCAAGAGTTCGGCATACTCGCTGCCGCGACGGCGCTGCGGCCCTGGCCGCACCTGCGCGATGCTCGAATCGATGCCGCTCACGAGTCCTCCCGGTAATCGACGATCAAGCACGCCGCCGGGGTCTGGAGCAAACGCTTCCATCAGCCTACTCCGCCAGCCGTACGGCATAGCTGAACGGCGCTACCAGACGCCCGGCCAGTCAGCGAGTAGCCGGACGAGGGCTCCGGGGGCTTGACTTGGTGTCGTCATCTGGCAGAGGTCGGCTGGCGGTCGCGATCTTGTGAGCGTCTTATCTCCGCCTCGGCTTCGGTCCGGCCGGCCCAGATCCCGCGTTCGATGTCGACGCTCTTGCCCGGCTCCAGGTCCTTGTACACCTCGAAGAAGTGTTTGATCTCCAGCTTGTGGAAGTGTTCCAGGTCCGTGATGTCGCCTAGGTGCGCGAGGCGGGGGTCAGCCGTGGGCACGCACAGCACCTTCGGGTCGGGCCCCTTCTCGTCTCGCATGCGGAACATGCCGATGGCCCGGCATCGGATGAGGCAGCCGGGAAAGGTCGGTTCCTGTACCAGCACCAGCGCGTCGAGGGGGTCGGTGTCTTCGCCGAGGGTGTGTTCAATGAAGCCGTAGTCGGCCGGGTACTGGGTAGCGGTGAACAGGGTGCGGTCCAACCGGATCCGACCTGTCTGGCGATCCATCTGATACTTGTTGCGGGTTCCCTTGGGGATCTCGATGGTGACGTCGAACTCCATGCGGTTGCTCCACTCCTCGGACCTTCAGGTGGTGACCGGCTATCGGCCCCGATCGGTGATGAACACGGCGATCTCGCTGCCGTGCATGTCGAACACTGACTACGACACGGTGGGCCAGTAGCTGTAACGACTGGTTCGGCGGGGCGAATGCGGGCACCCGATAATGTTCCGCCGCGGTTGGAGACCGCCGGCATCCGACCGACGCGGGACTGCCGCGGTTAGGTCAGTTCGCCCAGGAGTGAGGTGATCAACAGAGGTAGGAGCAGGGCGAGTACCAAGAGAAGTACCCAGATGCGGCCGGCGCGGCGGCGTATCGCGCGCCAGACCGGCCCCCGTGCCGCCGGTCCGGACCGGTTGGAGCGTTCAGATCTGGACCGGTGCTGTGAGTTGTCGATCGGGCTGAAGGTGGCCGCCTTCGGTTTCCCAGACGGCTACATCGTCGCCGTATCGTGCCAACCGTCGCGAGCGATCCCGTGGGCCTGTGACGATCACCAGCGCGGCCCCCGGGGGCCGCTCACCGGTCGGCAAGCTGCTCATGGGCAGCGCGGCGCAGCGCATCCTCATCGATGCCGACCGGCCCGTCCTCGCCGTCAAGCCCTGACGTCGGTGGTTCCGGCCGCAAGACTGGCCTGCCGGCGCGCTCGCGATCCAGTACGCCGTCGCGGCGGTACAACGCCCACCGTCAGCGCCCGGTGCCGACACCCGCGACGCCCTCACCGACTCGGGTATCTCGAAACCGACTCACTGCTTGACTCAGGTGCCGCCATCCAGCGACGAGGCCGTCAGTGATTGCGGTACGGGCGCGCCCCGCCTGCACGCATCGGTCGACGGGTCTGTACAACGAACGGTGTGTCTCCTGGTCAAGGAGTGGTGTGACCCCACGAGCGGGAGGTTCGGGCTCATGGAGCATCGGGCCAAGTACGGCGAGCTCTTCGCCCTCGCCGAAGAGGTCACCGAGCAGAAACCCCTTGTCAGTGCGTTGCGAATGAGATCGGGTACCATCTGGTGAGACGGGCGCCGACAACCAGATAGCACGCTGCAGAGATGCGCGTCGATCGGACGCTTGCACGGCTGGGGCGCCGAGGCCCGCAAGGTTGGTCGCCGGGCTGAGTTCAACCCGCAGCACCACCCGTTGACCACTTCGGTCCTCCATAAGAGCCTGGTAAATAAGGGTTTGGGTCGGCTGGATGGCCGGGCAAGAGATCGATGATTCCGCCGGGCCGGCGTGGCGGCGTGACATGGGGAAGGGCCTTCGGTACGAGCAAAGGCGACTAAACCAGCACGACCGAAGGCCCAACCCTGTCTGTATACCTTGTCGCCGGTGTCGCCGCATCTACCGCCCCGGCCAGCCTCGCCGATCACCTGCCCACCGCCCGGCCACGGCACTACCCGTCCGACACCACGGATGCCGAATGGGCCGTCCTGGCCCCGCACGTGCCGGCCGGGACCGGACGCGGCCGGCCGATCATCTACCCCCGCCGGGACGTGGTGGACGCGATCCGTTACCTCGACCGGACCGGCTGCCAGTGGGATGCGCTGCCCGCCGATTTCCCCCACCACAAGCTGGTCTACCACTACTTCACGGCCTGGACCCGCGACGGAACGTTGAACCGGATGCACAACAGCCTGCGGGAACAGGTCCGCGAACAGGTCGAGGGCCGCAACCGGCAGCCGACCGCCGCGCTGGTCGACTCCCAGTCGGTACGGGGCGCGGAGACCGTCGGCCGGGGCGGGCGTGGCTATGACGCGGGGAAGAAGGTCAACGGCCGCAAACGCCACATCGCCGTGGACACCTGCGGACTGCTGCTGGCGGTCCTGGTCACCGGCGCGCAGGTGCAGGACCGCGACGCCGCCCGACCCCTGCTACGGGCGCTACGTGCCTGCTTCCCCACCATCAGCGTGACCTGGGCCGACAGCGGCTACGCCGGCCGGCTCGTCGACTGGGCCACCGCCCACCTCACCCTGACCGTACGCATCGTCGCGAAACTCGCCGGGCAGACCACGTTCGTCCTCCTGCACCGCAGGTGGGCGGTCGAGCGCACGTTCTCCTGGATCAACCGGTGCCGACGCACCGTCCGCGACTACGAACGGCTACCCGACCACCACGCCGCGATGGTCCAATGGGCCATGATCATCGTCATGACCCGCCGCCTCGCCCGCCACCAACCCACCTGAAACCATTATTTACCAGGCTCTAAGACGCTGAATCGGCTCCGGCCCGGGAGAACGGAAACCCCAGGTAGAGGCGGGTGCGGTTGGGCTCCAACATGCGCCTGGATGCAGTTCCAAGCCGTTCAGTACGCCCACCTGCTCCCAACCGGGCTCTCCCAGTCCGGGGCCCGCACCTGGCCGCCATCGGTCATCCGCGGCTGCACTGATCCCGCAGGTTGTTCGCCATCCTGATCATGTGCCGCCGGGCGCAGCCGCATCCGTTGTGGCCAAGCCCGGCCTCGGTCAGCGCACCCCCGCCGCTCCCGGCCCGCTCCGACAGCCCACCGCTCGGCGGTAGAAGCCTGTGTGCGCGGGCGACACTCCATCCAATCCCACCGACTGATGAACCGCCCCGCGTTTGGTGGTGGCGCGACCTCTTGTGGACGATCGACCTATGTCACGCCCTTCCCCTTATCCCCGTGAGTTGCGTGAGCGAGCGGTGCGGATGATCGCTGAGGTGCTGCCGAACTACGAGTCGGAGTACGCAGCGATCGGCGCGGTGGCCCACAAGCTCGGCATTCGCACCGCAAAGACGCTGCGTAAGTGGGTGCGCCAGGCCCAGGTCGACGCCGCCGCCATCTGGCACAACAGAGCCACCGGCCAACCCGTCACCCGGTCCCTGATCGCCTACGACCACTGACCATGTATGGCGCTTTCGGCAAGGGTCGCAACGTCCGCTGACGTCCAGCGGGTTCGGCTCAGATCCGATAGCCGTCCACGCTCGTCCGGCTTCAGCCGCCACCGTTGATGTCAGCCACGGATGTCAAGCCGAGCCCTCAGGTCCCCGAGAACGGTCCCGGGTACCCCGGTTGGTTGCCGGCCCAACCGATGCCCCCGGGCGGTTGTTTCCACTCGGTGGCGCGCCTCTTCGACAGGCCAGGCCATCGCTTACGCGCGGCCTGCCGACTGGCGCCTACCGCTGCGCCAAGCTCGGGATAGCCGGCACCGTACTGCACCGCTTCCTCGGCACTGGCGGACACGAGGTCAGCGAGGAGGAGACGCATCTGCTCACCTGCCGCCATCCGCGCGAGGTGAGTCCGCATCCTCTCCGCGGAGCTTGGCTCCTGGGCAGCACTGCCCCGGGCATCCACATCGGAGTTGTGCAGCCGCTGCGCCCACTCAGCCGCAACAGCACCCAGTTCCCGCCGAAGTTCCCGTCGCTCGTCCGACGTCAGTTCCCGCATGATCGGCTCCCCATCAGTGGTCTCCGACTTCAGAGTCCACTCGACAACCAGGGTTGTCAACCGTCGTGGGCATGTCAGAATCCGGCGTGCGGTGGCAAGGGGCGAGGACGATGTCGCCGCTGCGTCCCGTCCCGCCCTCACCTCAACGGTGGCCTGCGCATTACGAATCGGTTCCAGACGCCTGCTCCAGCAGGTGCTCCTGCTGGTCGGCTGGCCGTCTGCATCCGTGATCGTCCGCTCATGCTCGCTGGTTTTGCTGCTCGGCCGAGGCCCCTCACCAGCTCGCGCTCTTCGTCCCCGTGAGCAGCACCCCAGGCACGCTTTCCAAATCTGCTCGGCCCCGTACGCGCCTGAACGGGCCGGTTCGCCACCTAGAGGACGTCTCGTAACTCGGTGAAGGCGTTGCCCGTGACCGGGTCGGGGCTCATCCGACGAGGGCGATGTTGTGGAGGTGGGCGATGGCGGGAGCGGTGTCGGTCAATGTGCGGGCCGCGCGGCGGTAGTCACGCAGGATCTTCCAGCACTTCATCCTGGCCAGGGCGTGTTCGACCTGGGCGCGGACGGTGCGGTGCTGGGCGTTCAGGTCTTCCTTCCAGGCCGGTAGCGGGCTGCCGTCGCGGGGCTTGCGGTACGGGATGATCACGTCGGGGTTGCCGCGGTAGCCGCCGTCGGCCATGACCGGTCTGCCCGCCAGCTTCTGGTCAATCCCGGAGGTGCGGTAGACGATCGTGTCGTTGCGGTTGCCCGGCTGCGGGTCACCGACGGCGATCACCAGGCGGGTGCTGGCGTCGATGGCGACCTGCAGATTCGTCGAGTAGCGGTAGTTCTTGCTCGGGGCTGCCAGCCGGTGGTCCCGGGTCGGAATCAGCGTGCCGTCGACGATGGCGATCTGATCGACCGGACGCCGCCGCACCGGGGCGAGGGCCAGGAGCGGTCCGAGGGTGTCGATGACCCGGTGGGCGGCGGAGTGCGACACCCCGAACAGCGGCCCGATCTGGCGCATGGTCAGGTTGGTGCGCCAGTACGTGGCCACCAGCAGCACCCGGTCGGGCAGGTCGAGGGCCCACTGCCGGCCCGGTCGGCCGTCAGCGATGGCGTCCCCGCCACGCTCGGCGACCAGCCGGACCAGCCGGCGGAACTGGGCGGGCTGCAGACCGGTGAACGGGAAGATCCACTCCGGCCGGGCTGAGGAGATCACCTGCACCACGACATCATCGGTGATCGTCCTCAGGGGACAGAAGCCGGGTTACGAGACGTCCCTTAGACGAGTAAGTCCTAACCCTGGTCAGTGGTCGTAGGCGATCAGGGACCGGGTGACGGGTTGGCCGGTGGCTCTGTTGTGCCAGATGGCGGCGGTCAGGGCCAGGAGGCGCTGCGCGATGCGGGCGCCGACGCCTTCGATGCTGCGGCCGCCGTGCAGTTCCAGGTCGAGTTGGCCTTTCAACGTGTGGTTGACCGACTCGATGAGCTGCCGGATCGGTTTGAGCAGGTGTTCGTCGGGGCGTGGGGTGCGGTTGCGGTACGACGGTCGTAGCAGCCGCACCCCGCGTTGGTCCAGCCAGCGGTCCAGCTCGGCGGAGACGTAGCCCTTGTCCGCGATGATCAGCAGTTGGGGACGGTCGCGGAGCAGGCCCGGGTCGTGTTCGAGCACAGCGGTCAGGACTTGGCGTTCGTCGAGTTTCGGGTCGGCAAGGGCCCAGGTGATCGGCAGTCCGGCTGGTGTGCAGATCAGGTGCAGACGTAAGCCCCAGAACCAGCGGGAGTGGGAGGCGCAGTAGCTGTAGCCGGCCCAGCCGGCCAGCTGGGAGCGCTTGACGGTAGGTCGGGAACGGGCGCACCGGACCGGGGTGGAGTCGACCAGCCACACGCCGTCGGTCCACAGGTCGGTGTCCGCGGCCACCGCCCGGATCGCCTTCTTGAGCAACGGCAACGCCGCGCGTAGCCGCTTGTTGTAGCCGGACTGGCCCGGCAGGTAGGGGAATGCCCCGGGCAGGTGGCGGGGCACGAACCGTAGCCAGCGGGCCTCGGACCGCACGCCGAGCAGCACCTGCGCCACGGCCAGGGTCAACAGCTCAGCATCGGACAGCTTCGGCGGCCGTCCGACCCGGGCAGGCCGCCCGAGCCAGTCGTCGATCTTCACGTACAGTGCGGTGAGAAGGGTGTTGATGTCTGTCGTCACAAACGGATCATCAACACCCTTCGCTGCGTCCGCAGCCCCGTCCCGAGTTAGGACTTACTCGTCTAGAGGATGAGTGGCTTGCGGCCGGCCTTGTCGAATAGGTCGGGCTCCGGATCAGGCGCGTCAGCCCTCGCCCCCGAGCTGGCACGACTGACGCCGGGCGAGATCGACGAGCCCGCATCCCGCGCAAGCTCAAGGACCCAGGTCCGGCGGCCTAGATCACGTTCCCCAACCGGCGGTCACGAGACGATGACGAGCCAGAGCCTGGGCCCGAGGAGATCCCCAGCCCAGGCCTCGACGGGGTGCGCTCAGCCGAGCAGCATGCCCACGACGGCCAGCACCGCTGACGGTAACGCGGGCAGGTCGGGGTCAACGGTCGCGGTGCGGTTGGCCAAGGCCAGCGTCACGGGCGCGGGCGATGGCCTGGGCACGGTCAGCGACGGCGAGTTTGGCAAAGATGTTGGAGACGTGGTTGCGTACGGTCTTGTCGCTGATGCGCAGCCTGTTCGCGATAGTGGTGTTCGACTGGCCTTGGGCAAGCAGGTCAAGGATTTCGTGTTCCCGATCAGTCAGTTGGGGGAATGCCAGCGCAACGCCGATGGGCCGTGGCCGGGCGAAGAATTCGATGACACGCTGCGCGACGGCCGGGCCGAACATGGCACCACCGGAGCCGACGAGATGCACGGCGTGCACGACCTCGGCATGGTTGGTGCCCTTGAGCAGGTAACCCCGGGCGCCGGCACGCATCGCGGCGAAGACCGAATCGTCGTCGTCGAACATGGTGAACACCAGCACAGCGATCCTGGGGCTGTCACGGGTGATCTGTTTGGTGGCGGCGACCCCGTCGAGGTCCGGCATCTGAAGGTCCATCAGCACCACGTGGGGTTGCAGCTCAGCGGCGAGGCGGACGGCCTCGACACCTGTGGCGGCCTCGCCGACCACCTCGATGCCGGATTGCACCGCGAGCAGCGCCTGCAATCCGCTGCGGAAGACGGGGTGGTCGTCGGCGATGACGACCCGCAGCGAAGTCATGACAGCTCCGGGATGGGAAGGCGGGCGCGGACGTGTGTACCGGCGCCGCTGGCGGTGATCGACAGGTCGCCGCCGAGTTCAGCGGCGCGTTCGCGCATGGCGTTGAGCCCGACACCGGCTGGCGTCCCGGCGGGCAGCCCTCGACCGTCGTCGATGATGTCCAGTTGCAGCGCCCCGTCCAGGTTGAGGCTGATGTGGCAGGCACGGGCGTGCGCGTGATGGGACACGTTGGTCATCGCCTCGGTCGCGATGCGGTACGCCGCGACCTCGACTGCGGCCGGAAGTGCGCCGAGCCCGGTCGCTGGCGCCGCGACTGTGATCGCCAGTCCGTTGGCTCTGTCCTCGTTCTCGATCTTTGCGGCATGCTGCTGCAGCGCCCGGTACAGGCCGTACTCGTCGAGGGCCGGTGGCCGCAGGCCGTAGACGAGGCGCCGGATGTCGCGCACGACGTCCTCGACCTGTGTCTGGATGCCAGCGAGCAGCGCGGCGGCGTGGTCCGGGCGGGTCGGGATGGTGGCCTGGGCGGCATGCAGTCCGAGGGTGACGCCGGCCAGTGCCGGGCCGAGTCCGTCGTGCAGGTCGCGGCGGAGCCGTCGTCGTTCCTCCTCCCGCGCGGTGACCAGGGCAAGGCGCGCCTGTTGCAGGGCGGTGGTGACCTGGGTGGCGTGGGCGGCGACACCGGCGTGGCGGGCGAGGTCAGCGAGAAGTCGGCGGTCTGCGGCGCTGAAGTCCGCGCCGGGGCCGCGTCGTGACACGGTGAGGTGCCCGATGATCTCATCTTGGTAGATCATCGGGAAGCGGGCCGGTTCATCGGTCGGGGTTCCGTGCTCGGCCGCGGTGACGATGGTGTCGGCGATCGCGAGCTCGATGCTCGCGTACGGGACCCGCATGGCGTCGGCGACGGTGTCCACGACGCCGTACAGCGTGGCCTGCGGTGCCGGTGCGCGTTCCAGCCGGCGGCCGAGGCGGGTCAACGCTTCGTAGGGCCGGGCCCGGTCGCCGAAGAACATCCGGTCGATGCCGCGCTGCACGCGCGCGCGCAGCGGCTGGAACAGCGCGGCGGACGCGACGGTGGCCGCGACCTGGA
The window above is part of the Micromonospora inositola genome. Proteins encoded here:
- a CDS encoding IS982 family transposase; this translates as MTTDINTLLTALYVKIDDWLGRPARVGRPPKLSDAELLTLAVAQVLLGVRSEARWLRFVPRHLPGAFPYLPGQSGYNKRLRAALPLLKKAIRAVAADTDLWTDGVWLVDSTPVRCARSRPTVKRSQLAGWAGYSYCASHSRWFWGLRLHLICTPAGLPITWALADPKLDERQVLTAVLEHDPGLLRDRPQLLIIADKGYVSAELDRWLDQRGVRLLRPSYRNRTPRPDEHLLKPIRQLIESVNHTLKGQLDLELHGGRSIEGVGARIAQRLLALTAAIWHNRATGQPVTRSLIAYDH
- a CDS encoding response regulator transcription factor yields the protein MTSLRVVIADDHPVFRSGLQALLAVQSGIEVVGEAATGVEAVRLAAELQPHVVLMDLQMPDLDGVAATKQITRDSPRIAVLVFTMFDDDDSVFAAMRAGARGYLLKGTNHAEVVHAVHLVGSGGAMFGPAVAQRVIEFFARPRPIGVALAFPQLTDREHEILDLLAQGQSNTTIANRLRISDKTVRNHVSNIFAKLAVADRAQAIARARDAGLGQPHRDR
- a CDS encoding sensor histidine kinase, which produces MAAVALAGIGDRFVYVLPGLAPVAYAVVGAVIVHHQRGNRIGWLLCAGSIPFALLNTGSEYAYRAVIGESASLPAVTFVESSINVLPFLGLGLLVALLPQLFPTGTAISQRWRPTLWAAWGFIATGTISNLLIAEKIQGLPDVDNPTAIAAAQPLASALGVAALICLVLSVGAGLAGLVVRWRRSAVDERQQLKWFLAGVAPLLVPMALHDVLPVLAGAVIALLLPLVPITIGVAVLRYRLYDLDIVINRVLVYTTLSTMIAAVYLAIVVVVETVVGWGQGLGVQVAATVASAALFQPLRARVQRGIDRMFFGDRARPYEALTRLGRRLERAPAPQATLYGVVDTVADAMRVPYASIELAIADTIVTAAEHGTPTDEPARFPMIYQDEIIGHLTVSRRGPGADFSAADRRLLADLARHAGVAAHATQVTTALQQARLALVTAREEERRRLRRDLHDGLGPALAGVTLGLHAAQATIPTRPDHAAALLAGIQTQVEDVVRDIRRLVYGLRPPALDEYGLYRALQQHAAKIENEDRANGLAITVAAPATGLGALPAAVEVAAYRIATEAMTNVSHHAHARACHISLNLDGALQLDIIDDGRGLPAGTPAGVGLNAMRERAAELGGDLSITASGAGTHVRARLPIPELS